The following are encoded together in the Coffea arabica cultivar ET-39 chromosome 1c, Coffea Arabica ET-39 HiFi, whole genome shotgun sequence genome:
- the LOC140004234 gene encoding cellulose synthase A catalytic subunit 4 [UDP-forming]-like isoform X2: MAAGLVTGSHARNEHDHVIHGMEDERPPTRESGNKTKICRVCGDEIGLKENGEVFAACHECGFPVCRPCYEYERSDGDQCCPQCHARYKRHKGCPRIEGDDEDNFDDDFEDEFQLRNHHDTSPDRRQRYWENGEYNHQHLHTNGAAHHSVAGSVVGGKEEGEEDDQKETYSTSEWKERVEKWKTRQEKRGLVTKLDDGGNDPGDEDDFLIAEARQPLWRKVPVPSSLVNPYRIVIVLRLVILCFFFHFRILAPAYDAFPLWIISVICEIWFGLSWILDQFPKWLPINRETYLDRLSLRYEREGEPNRLSPVDVFVSTVDPLKEPPIITANTVLSILAVDYPVEKVSCYVSDDGAAMLLFDTLSETAEFARRWVPFCKKYSVEPRAPEFYFSEKIDYLKDKVQHTFVKDRRAMKREYEEFKVKINALVAKAQKKPEEGWVMQDGTPWPGNNTRDHPGMIQVYLGSEGALDVEGKELPRLVYVSREKRPGYQHHKKAGAMNALVRVSAVLTNAPFMLNLDCDHYLNNSKALREGMCFLMDPHVAKKICYVQFPQRFDGIDRHDRYANRNVVFFDINMKGLDGIQGPVYVGTGCVFNRQALYGYDPPASAKRPKMTCDCWPRWCCCCCGGSRKAKSKKKGSSVKGLLDGIGTFSKKKKMQGKSYTRKSSAPVFDLEEIEEGLEGYDELEKSSLMSQKNFEKRFGQSPVFITSTLMEEGGLPEGTNPGSLIKEAIHVISCGYEEKTEWGKEIGWIYGSVTEDILTGFKMHCRGWRSIYCSPKRPAFKGSAPINLSDRLHQVLRWALGSVEIFLSRHCPLWYGYGGKLKWLQRLAYVNTIVYPFTSIALLAYCTLPAVCLLTGKFIVPTLNNFGSLWFIALFMSIIVTGVLELRWSGVSIEDWWRNEQFWVIGGVSAHLFAVFQGLLKVLAGVDTNFTVTAKAAEDTEFGELYMFKWTTLLIPPTTLIILNMVGVVAGVSDAINNGYTSWGPLFGKLFFSFWVIVHLYPFLKGLMGRQNRTPTIVVLWSVLLASIFSLVWVRIDPFLPKQTGPILKQCGVEC, translated from the exons ATGGCTGCCGGCTTAGTTACTGGTTCTCACGCTCGTAATGAACATGATCACGTCATTCATGGCATGGAGGATGAG CGGCCTCCCACACGCGAATCTGGAAACAAGACGAAAATATGTCGAGTTTGCGGGGATGAAATTGGGTTGAAGGAGAATGGAGAGGTTTTCGCGGCATGTCACGAGTGTGGTTTCCCGGTGTGTCGGCCTTGTTATGAGTACGAGAGAAGTGACGGCGACCAGTGCTGTCCTCAGTGCCACGCCCGTTATAAGCGCCACAAAG GTTGCCCTAGAATCGAAGGAGATGATGAAGATAATTTTGACGATGATTTTGAGGATGAATTTCAGCTCAGAAATCATCACGACACCAGTCCCGATCGCCGACAGCGGTATTGG GAAAATGGTGAGTATAATCACCAACATTTGCATACTAATGGAGCCGCACATCATTCCGTCGCTGGAAGTG ttGTGGGAGGTAAGGAAGAAGGCGAAGAAGACGATCAAAAGGAGACTTACAGCACTTCCGAATGGAAGGAAAGagtggaaaaatggaaaaccaGGCAGGAGAAGAGGGGTCTGGTCACAAAGTTGGACGATGGAGGAAACGACCCCGGCGATGAAGATGATTTTCT TATCGCTGAAGCTAGGCAACCCCTGTGGCGAAAAGTTCCAGTTCCTTCAAGCCTAGTCAATCCCTATCGGATTGTTATCGTCCTCAGGCTCGTCATTCTCTGCTTTTTCTTCCACTTCCGAATCTTGGCCCCGGCCTACGATGCCTTCCCTCTCTGGATCATCTCCGTGATATGCGAGATATGGTTCGGGCTGTCGTGGATTCTTGATCAGTTCCCCAAATGGCTCCCCATCAACCGGGAAACGTACCTGGATCGCCTGTCCCTGAGGTATGAGAGGGAGGGTGAACCAAACCGTCTGTCCCCGGTCGATGTCTTCGTCAGTACCGTGGATCCTCTCAAGGAACCGCCCATTATAACTGCCAATACCGTTCTGTCGATTCTGGCGGTGGATTATCCGGTGGAAAAGGTGAGCTGCTACGTGTCGGACGATGGTGCGGCGATGCTGCTGTTCGACACGCTGTCGGAGACTGCAGAATTTGCACGGAGGTGGGTTCCGTTCTGCAAGAAGTACAGCGTGGAGCCTAGAGCTCCGGAGTTCTATTTCTCTGAGAAGATTGATTACTTGAAGGATAAGGTGCAACACACCTTCGTCAAGGATCGTAGGGCCATGAAG AGAGAATACGAGGAATTCAAAGTAAAAATAAACGCATTGGTGGCAAAGGCTCAGAAGAAACCAGAAGAAGGATGGGTTATGCAAGATGGAACCCCCTGGCCTGGAAACAACACCCGCGATCACCCCGGCATGATTCAG GTGTATTTGGGGAGTGAAGGTGCACTGGACGTGGAAGGTAAAGAGCTGCCGAGACTGGTGTACGTTTCTCGTGAGAAGCGACCCGGTTACCAACACCACAAGAAAGCCGGTGCCATGAATGCTCTG GTGCGGGTGTCTGCAGTGCTGACAAATGCACCCTTCATGTTGAACTTGGATTGTGATCACTACCTCAACAACAGCAAGGCCCTCAGGGAAGGAATGTGCTTTTTAATGGATCCCCATGTCGCCAAGAAAATCTGCTACGTCCAGTTCCCTCAACGCTTCGACGGTATTGACCGTCACGACCGATACGCTAATCGCAACGTTGTCTTCTTTGAC ATCAACATGAAGGGCTTGGACGGAATCCAAGGGCCTGTATATGTGGGAACTGGATGTGTGTTCAACAGGCAGGCATTGTACGGGTACGATCCACCAGCATCGGCAAAGAGGCCCAAGATGACCTGCGACTGCTGGCCCAGATGGTGCTGCTGTTGCTGTGGCGGTTCGAGGAAGGCCAAGTCCAAAAAGAAGGGATCATCCGTCAAGGGCCTGCTAGATGGAATTGGAACCTtcagcaagaaaaagaaaatgcaggGCAAGAGCTACACCAGGAAATCATCTGCACCAGTCTTCGATCTGGAAGAGATCGAAGAAGGCCTTGAAGGATATGATGAGCTAGAGAAATCATCCCTCATGTcccaaaagaacttcgagaaacGTTTTGGACAGTCACCAGTTTTCATTACATCCACACTTATGGAAGAAGGTGGCCTCCCTGAAGGGACTAATCCCGGGTCGCTCATTAAAGAAGCCATTCACGTAATCAGCTGTGGCTATGAAGAGAAAACCGAGTGGGGCAAAGAG ATTGGATGGATATATGGTTCGGTTACAGAGGATATTCTGACAGGCTTCAAGATGCATTGTAGAGGATGGAGATCAATATACTGCTCACCAAAGAGACCAGCTTTCAAGGGATCAGCTCCGATCAATCTATCGGATAGGTTGCACCAAGTCCTGAGATGGGCTCTTGGTTCTGTTGAAATCTTCCTCAGCCGGCATTGCCCGCTTTGGTATGGCTACGGAGGAAAGTTGAAATGGCTACAAAGACTTGCTTATGTTAACACAATTGTTTATCCATTCACTTCCATTGCTCTACTTGCCTATTGCACGCTTCCTGCTGTGTGTCTTCTCACCGGAAAGTTCATTGTCCCGACT CTAAACAACTTCGGTAGCCTATGGTTCATTGCTCTTTTCATGTCAATCATAGTCACAGGCGTGCTTGAGCTCAGATGGAGTGGCGTCAGCATTGAGGACTGGTGGAGAAATGAGCAGTTTTGGGTCATAGGTGGCGTCTCAGCTCATCTTTTTGCTGTCTTCCAGGGCCTTCTAAAGGTCCTTGCAGGAGTCGACACCAACTTTACTGTAACAGCGAAGGCTGCTGAGGACACCGAGTTTGGGGAGCTCTACATGTTCAAGTGGACTACCCTTCTCATCCCGCCAACAACTCTGATAATCCTGAATATGGTTGGTGTTGTTGCTGGAGTTTCAGATGCAATTAACAATGGATATACCTCATGGGGCCCACTTTTTGGCAAGCTGTTCTTCTCCTTCTGGGTCATTGTTCATCTTTACCCTTTCCTAAAGGGTCTGATGGGAAGGCAAAACCGGACTCCCACAATTGTGGTTCTTTGGTCGGTACTTTTAGCATCCATCTTCTCGCTGGTTTGGGTCAGAATTGACCCTTTCTTGCCCAAGCAAACTGGCCCCATACTCAAACAATGCGGAGTGGAGTGCTAG
- the LOC140004234 gene encoding cellulose synthase A catalytic subunit 4 [UDP-forming]-like isoform X1 has translation MAAGLVTGSHARNEHDHVIHGMEDEQRPPTRESGNKTKICRVCGDEIGLKENGEVFAACHECGFPVCRPCYEYERSDGDQCCPQCHARYKRHKGCPRIEGDDEDNFDDDFEDEFQLRNHHDTSPDRRQRYWENGEYNHQHLHTNGAAHHSVAGSVVGGKEEGEEDDQKETYSTSEWKERVEKWKTRQEKRGLVTKLDDGGNDPGDEDDFLIAEARQPLWRKVPVPSSLVNPYRIVIVLRLVILCFFFHFRILAPAYDAFPLWIISVICEIWFGLSWILDQFPKWLPINRETYLDRLSLRYEREGEPNRLSPVDVFVSTVDPLKEPPIITANTVLSILAVDYPVEKVSCYVSDDGAAMLLFDTLSETAEFARRWVPFCKKYSVEPRAPEFYFSEKIDYLKDKVQHTFVKDRRAMKREYEEFKVKINALVAKAQKKPEEGWVMQDGTPWPGNNTRDHPGMIQVYLGSEGALDVEGKELPRLVYVSREKRPGYQHHKKAGAMNALVRVSAVLTNAPFMLNLDCDHYLNNSKALREGMCFLMDPHVAKKICYVQFPQRFDGIDRHDRYANRNVVFFDINMKGLDGIQGPVYVGTGCVFNRQALYGYDPPASAKRPKMTCDCWPRWCCCCCGGSRKAKSKKKGSSVKGLLDGIGTFSKKKKMQGKSYTRKSSAPVFDLEEIEEGLEGYDELEKSSLMSQKNFEKRFGQSPVFITSTLMEEGGLPEGTNPGSLIKEAIHVISCGYEEKTEWGKEIGWIYGSVTEDILTGFKMHCRGWRSIYCSPKRPAFKGSAPINLSDRLHQVLRWALGSVEIFLSRHCPLWYGYGGKLKWLQRLAYVNTIVYPFTSIALLAYCTLPAVCLLTGKFIVPTLNNFGSLWFIALFMSIIVTGVLELRWSGVSIEDWWRNEQFWVIGGVSAHLFAVFQGLLKVLAGVDTNFTVTAKAAEDTEFGELYMFKWTTLLIPPTTLIILNMVGVVAGVSDAINNGYTSWGPLFGKLFFSFWVIVHLYPFLKGLMGRQNRTPTIVVLWSVLLASIFSLVWVRIDPFLPKQTGPILKQCGVEC, from the exons ATGGCTGCCGGCTTAGTTACTGGTTCTCACGCTCGTAATGAACATGATCACGTCATTCATGGCATGGAGGATGAG CAGCGGCCTCCCACACGCGAATCTGGAAACAAGACGAAAATATGTCGAGTTTGCGGGGATGAAATTGGGTTGAAGGAGAATGGAGAGGTTTTCGCGGCATGTCACGAGTGTGGTTTCCCGGTGTGTCGGCCTTGTTATGAGTACGAGAGAAGTGACGGCGACCAGTGCTGTCCTCAGTGCCACGCCCGTTATAAGCGCCACAAAG GTTGCCCTAGAATCGAAGGAGATGATGAAGATAATTTTGACGATGATTTTGAGGATGAATTTCAGCTCAGAAATCATCACGACACCAGTCCCGATCGCCGACAGCGGTATTGG GAAAATGGTGAGTATAATCACCAACATTTGCATACTAATGGAGCCGCACATCATTCCGTCGCTGGAAGTG ttGTGGGAGGTAAGGAAGAAGGCGAAGAAGACGATCAAAAGGAGACTTACAGCACTTCCGAATGGAAGGAAAGagtggaaaaatggaaaaccaGGCAGGAGAAGAGGGGTCTGGTCACAAAGTTGGACGATGGAGGAAACGACCCCGGCGATGAAGATGATTTTCT TATCGCTGAAGCTAGGCAACCCCTGTGGCGAAAAGTTCCAGTTCCTTCAAGCCTAGTCAATCCCTATCGGATTGTTATCGTCCTCAGGCTCGTCATTCTCTGCTTTTTCTTCCACTTCCGAATCTTGGCCCCGGCCTACGATGCCTTCCCTCTCTGGATCATCTCCGTGATATGCGAGATATGGTTCGGGCTGTCGTGGATTCTTGATCAGTTCCCCAAATGGCTCCCCATCAACCGGGAAACGTACCTGGATCGCCTGTCCCTGAGGTATGAGAGGGAGGGTGAACCAAACCGTCTGTCCCCGGTCGATGTCTTCGTCAGTACCGTGGATCCTCTCAAGGAACCGCCCATTATAACTGCCAATACCGTTCTGTCGATTCTGGCGGTGGATTATCCGGTGGAAAAGGTGAGCTGCTACGTGTCGGACGATGGTGCGGCGATGCTGCTGTTCGACACGCTGTCGGAGACTGCAGAATTTGCACGGAGGTGGGTTCCGTTCTGCAAGAAGTACAGCGTGGAGCCTAGAGCTCCGGAGTTCTATTTCTCTGAGAAGATTGATTACTTGAAGGATAAGGTGCAACACACCTTCGTCAAGGATCGTAGGGCCATGAAG AGAGAATACGAGGAATTCAAAGTAAAAATAAACGCATTGGTGGCAAAGGCTCAGAAGAAACCAGAAGAAGGATGGGTTATGCAAGATGGAACCCCCTGGCCTGGAAACAACACCCGCGATCACCCCGGCATGATTCAG GTGTATTTGGGGAGTGAAGGTGCACTGGACGTGGAAGGTAAAGAGCTGCCGAGACTGGTGTACGTTTCTCGTGAGAAGCGACCCGGTTACCAACACCACAAGAAAGCCGGTGCCATGAATGCTCTG GTGCGGGTGTCTGCAGTGCTGACAAATGCACCCTTCATGTTGAACTTGGATTGTGATCACTACCTCAACAACAGCAAGGCCCTCAGGGAAGGAATGTGCTTTTTAATGGATCCCCATGTCGCCAAGAAAATCTGCTACGTCCAGTTCCCTCAACGCTTCGACGGTATTGACCGTCACGACCGATACGCTAATCGCAACGTTGTCTTCTTTGAC ATCAACATGAAGGGCTTGGACGGAATCCAAGGGCCTGTATATGTGGGAACTGGATGTGTGTTCAACAGGCAGGCATTGTACGGGTACGATCCACCAGCATCGGCAAAGAGGCCCAAGATGACCTGCGACTGCTGGCCCAGATGGTGCTGCTGTTGCTGTGGCGGTTCGAGGAAGGCCAAGTCCAAAAAGAAGGGATCATCCGTCAAGGGCCTGCTAGATGGAATTGGAACCTtcagcaagaaaaagaaaatgcaggGCAAGAGCTACACCAGGAAATCATCTGCACCAGTCTTCGATCTGGAAGAGATCGAAGAAGGCCTTGAAGGATATGATGAGCTAGAGAAATCATCCCTCATGTcccaaaagaacttcgagaaacGTTTTGGACAGTCACCAGTTTTCATTACATCCACACTTATGGAAGAAGGTGGCCTCCCTGAAGGGACTAATCCCGGGTCGCTCATTAAAGAAGCCATTCACGTAATCAGCTGTGGCTATGAAGAGAAAACCGAGTGGGGCAAAGAG ATTGGATGGATATATGGTTCGGTTACAGAGGATATTCTGACAGGCTTCAAGATGCATTGTAGAGGATGGAGATCAATATACTGCTCACCAAAGAGACCAGCTTTCAAGGGATCAGCTCCGATCAATCTATCGGATAGGTTGCACCAAGTCCTGAGATGGGCTCTTGGTTCTGTTGAAATCTTCCTCAGCCGGCATTGCCCGCTTTGGTATGGCTACGGAGGAAAGTTGAAATGGCTACAAAGACTTGCTTATGTTAACACAATTGTTTATCCATTCACTTCCATTGCTCTACTTGCCTATTGCACGCTTCCTGCTGTGTGTCTTCTCACCGGAAAGTTCATTGTCCCGACT CTAAACAACTTCGGTAGCCTATGGTTCATTGCTCTTTTCATGTCAATCATAGTCACAGGCGTGCTTGAGCTCAGATGGAGTGGCGTCAGCATTGAGGACTGGTGGAGAAATGAGCAGTTTTGGGTCATAGGTGGCGTCTCAGCTCATCTTTTTGCTGTCTTCCAGGGCCTTCTAAAGGTCCTTGCAGGAGTCGACACCAACTTTACTGTAACAGCGAAGGCTGCTGAGGACACCGAGTTTGGGGAGCTCTACATGTTCAAGTGGACTACCCTTCTCATCCCGCCAACAACTCTGATAATCCTGAATATGGTTGGTGTTGTTGCTGGAGTTTCAGATGCAATTAACAATGGATATACCTCATGGGGCCCACTTTTTGGCAAGCTGTTCTTCTCCTTCTGGGTCATTGTTCATCTTTACCCTTTCCTAAAGGGTCTGATGGGAAGGCAAAACCGGACTCCCACAATTGTGGTTCTTTGGTCGGTACTTTTAGCATCCATCTTCTCGCTGGTTTGGGTCAGAATTGACCCTTTCTTGCCCAAGCAAACTGGCCCCATACTCAAACAATGCGGAGTGGAGTGCTAG